A region from the Vicia villosa cultivar HV-30 ecotype Madison, WI linkage group LG3, Vvil1.0, whole genome shotgun sequence genome encodes:
- the LOC131656699 gene encoding uncharacterized protein LOC131656699: MEIASSLHHEPEFWELVLEEKWQEVIEKYRQDSKCHTIEIQGRGTALHVAVSSGCKDVVKNLLEAIVNHDKSSLTMVDKRGATPLHLAAYRGFTDMCENIIGKGERGYLIQQKNEMGETPLFWAVRARKRLVFVYLQQFCPTDINVAIDYNNTSILHVAIQSEMFDLAIMIMYCYPGLISTKDNDGIIPLEILATRTSAFKSGCRLSWWKQILYYCFTISRRNAKTTLELFQNNEKGDYSAIEIYDVDKLEKAYKISPSLAQSCHNIQTSIFKWSILSLLDLEGIKKIKTKHTYGGQLLEEFMKKPTESYIGGGFNPDLDNLERGIEMEEALVNFPTFSKSKKEKGDTSIQDIKKNETNSDVKDTSYLIAASHGIVEMMLDLQSNIKSVIYETNSNNENALLLAVKNRQPHVIQWMKNNLPDGVVNHLILQVDKNENTVLHLAAYTSFERENTWRMSGVAMQMMWDIKWYKYIKELVPEHFNNKGNKEKITPSEVFKEKHKELLESSVNWLKDTAESCSVVAALIAGVSFATSGSVPGGNQQTGQPTLEGQPAFEGFAISSLIGLYFSVTALIMFLAILTSRKEVEDFCRNLPMKLLFGLCSLFVSIVAMFVSFCAGHFFVLTDKYTKGSILFYLYISICLPVTFYAAVQFPLFIDLVKVIWKKVPPPSVKGVLL, encoded by the exons ATGGAAATAGCTTCTTCTCTACATCATGAAC CTGAGTTCTGGGAGCTAGTATTGGAAGAAAAATGGCAAGAAGTAATTGAAAAATACAGACAAGATAGTAAATGTCACACGATAGAAATCCAGGGAAGAGGAACAGCATTGCACGTGGCAGTAAGCAGTGGATGCAAAGATGTAGTGAAAAATCTTCTAGAAGCAATTGTAAACCATGATAAAAGTAGTTTGACGATGGTGGATAAAAGGGGTGCTACTCCTCTTCACCTTGCAGCATATAGAGGATTCACAGATATGTGTGAAAATATAATTGGAAAAGGTGAAAGGGGATATTTGATTCAACAGAAAAATGAAATGGGAGAAACACCACTATTTTGGGCTGTGCGTGCACGTAAAAGATTAGTGTTTGTTTATCTACAACAGTTTTGTCCTACTGATATCAATGTTGCTATTGATTACAATAATACTAGCATCCTTCATGTTGCCATTCAAAGTGAAATGTttg ATTTGGCAATTATGATAATGTATTGCTACCCAGGTCTTATATCTACGAAGGACAATGATGGCATCATTCCTCTTGAAATTCTTGCTACTAGGACATCAGCCTTCAAGAGTGGATGTAGGCTATCATGGTGGAAGCAAATTTTGTACTATT GTTTTACTATAAGCCGCCGCAACGCAAAGACTACATTGGAATTGTTTCAAAACAATG AGAAAGGTGATTATAGTGCAATAGAAATATATGATGTTGATAAATTAGAAAAGGCATACAAAATAAGTCCTTCTCTTGCTCAATCCTGTCACAACATTCAAACGTCTATATTCAAATGGTCAATCCTGTCACTATTGG ACTTAGAGGGAATAAAGAAAATTAAGACGAAGCACACATATGGTGGTCAGCTCTTAGAAGAATTTATGAAAAAACCTACTGAGTCATACATAGGTGGTGGGTTTAATCCAGATCTTGACAACTTAGAACGCGGTATTGAAATGGAAGAAGCACTTGTAAATTTTCCAACATTTTCCAAGAGCAAAAAGGAAAAAG GTGATACCTCAATTcaagatattaaaaaaaatgaaacaaacaGTGATGTAAAGGACACATCTTATTTGATTGCGGCAAGTCATGGAATAGTTGAGATGATGTTAGATCTTCAATCAAACATAAAAAGTGTGATCTATGAGACTAACTCTAATAATGAAAATGCATTGCTTTTGGCAGTAAAGAATAGGCAACCACATGTTATTCAGTGGATGAAGAATAATTTACCTGATGGAGTCGTTAATCACTTAATTCTACAAGTTGATAAAAATGAGAATACCGTGTTACACTTGGCAGCATATACATCATTCGAAAGAGAAAATACTTGGAGGATGTCTGGAGTTGCCATGCAAATGATGTGGGATATCAAGTGGTATAAG TACATAAAAGAACTAGTACCAGAGCATTTCAATAATAAAGgcaacaaagaaaaaataactccAAGTGAAGTCTTTAAGGAGAAACACAAAGAACTTCTAGAAAGCAGTGTTAACTGGTTGAAAGACACAGCAGAGTCATGCTCAGTTGTAGCAGCTCTCATTGCCGGTGTCTCCTTTGCGACATCAGGCAGTGTACCTGGTGGCAATCAGCAAACAGGACAACCAACATTAGAAGGACAACCTGCATTTGAAGGATTTGCTATATCTTCATTAATTGGACTTTACTTCTCTGTCACTGCACTCATCATGTTCCTTGCTATACTCACTTCTCGAAAAGAAGTTGAAGACTTTTGTCGAAACTTGCCAATGAAGCTTCTTTTTGGTTTGTGTTCTCTCTTCGTATCCATTGTTGCCATGTTTGTTTCTTTCTGTGCTGGACATTTCTTTGTGCTCACTGATAAATATACAAAAGGAAGTATCTTGTTCTATTTATATATTTCCATTTGCCTACCTGTCACATTCTATGCAGCTGTGCAGTTTCCGTTATTCATTGATCTTGTCAAAGTTATTTGGAAGAAAGTTCCACCTCCAAGTGTTAAAGGTGTTCTTCTCTAA